GGGTCAAGCGCACGAACACGCGCATGCCTGTCGATGGCATGGCGGCCTTCTTCCGCCGCATCCAAGAAGCGCATCCAGAAGCCCCGGTCTTCTACCTCTCCACCGGCGCGTGGAATACCTACCGAACGCTGAACCGGTTTGTGCGCCAGCACGGCTTTCCGCGCGGGCCAATGCTGCTGACTGACTGGGGACCAACCGATACTGGGCTGTTTCGCAGCGGCATGGAGCACAAGAAGGTGCAGCTGCGAAACCTGATCATTGACTACCCAAACATGACTTGGATTCTGGTTGGCGATGATGGCCAGCATGATCCGCTGATCTTCTCAGAGGTGGTCAAAGAGCACCCGACGCAGATCAAGATGGTCGCCGTGCGCACCCTGACCCCGCGTGAGCATGTGCTCTCCCACGGCACCGTGGCACCCTTGGCGGAAGTGGCGAAAAGCGCGCGGGCGGCCGTGCCGTTTATCCACGGCGAAAGCGGGCATGAGCTGATCGAGGAATTCGATAAACACCCGAATAACTAAAAACGAAATACGCCGCTAAGTGAGTACTTTCCACTTAGCGGCGTATTTATTTGTGAAGTCTTAGTTCACGGTGTGCACAATCATGACATCACAGTCAGACTGACGTGCAACATCTGCAGGAACCGAGCCCAGTAGGCGGCCGGTTAGCGAGTTGATGCCGCGGTTACCAACAACCAGCAGGTCAGCGTTGTTATCGTTAACAATCGCCATCAGTGCCTGCACTGGGGTGCCAGCGCGCACAGCGGTTTCAACCTTGGTCACGCCGAGCTTCTCTGCGTGAGCCTTGCCCGCAGCAAGGTTTTCAGCAGCAATGTCATCACCCAAGATGGTGACAGACTCCTGGCGCAGGGTCTTGGATGCTTCTTCCTTGTTCTCGTAATAAGCGCAGCCGATAATCAGCGTGGCATCAAATGCCGCCGCGATGAGTGCTGCACGCTCTACTGCCAGAAGGGACGACTTGGATCCGTCGGTACCCACAACGATGGTGTCATATTCGCTCATGTTGACCTTTCGCACGCGATAATTTGTTGATATCAGTCTAACAATAGAATTAATTAATTGCGCTCAGACGTGGTGTTTACCACGACAACGTCTGCCTGTGCCTTACGCGTTAGTTCCGTTGCCACGGAGCCGAAAACACGGCCACGCACGGAGTTCATGCCGCGGTTGCCGACAACGAACATGTCCACGCTGTAGTCCTTTTCCACTTCCAGCATCGCCTTGACTGGGTCGCCGGACTTGCCAATGACCTCTATTGCCTTCGCGCCTTCCTTTTGTGCGATGGCCGCTGCATCATCCAGGTAGGACTGTGCATCAGCGCGGTCGATGACTGGGACGCTTTCAGAGTCAGGTGCACCAAGCATTGCGCCAGGCTGGTTGTAGAAAGCAGAAATAATGATCAGCTTGGCCTCATACGCGCGCGCCATGCTGGCAGCGGCGCGGACTGCGCGCAGGGAGGTTGGAGAACCGTCAGTACCTACAGCGATGGTGTCATAAGTAAGCATTTAAATTCACTTTCTTGGTCGAGATCGGAAATTTACCTATTGAATTTATTATTGCACTAAATTCCCGCGTCTTTGAGTCCTCTGCGTTCTTTCTTTAGATCAGCAATCTCGTCGCGCAGACGCCCTGCCAATTCGAATTTCAGCTCACGCGCGGCGGCAGCCATCTGCTTCGACAGATCATCAATCAGCTTTTGCACCTCATCCGCCGCCATCATGGACACGTCGGGCTTGTCCACAATAGATGCCGGATCGGACTCGCCGTCACCCTCATTCTCATAGACCTGGTCCAGAATGTCCGCGATCTTTTTGCGCAAAGGCTGTGGGTCAATGCCCATTTCCTTGTTGTACGCAATCTGCTTTTCGCGACGCCGCTCGGTCTCATCAATCGCGCGTTCCATGGACTCCGTGACTTTGTCGGCGTACATGATGACTTCACCGGAGACGTTACGAGCCGCACGACCAATGGTCTGAATCAACGAGGTGGTTGAGCGCAGGAAGCCCTCTTTGTCCGCGTCCAGGATGGCCACGAGCGATACCTCGGGAAGGTCAAGGCCCTCACGCAGCAGGTTAATACCGACGAGCACGTCATATTCGCCCAAGCGCAGCTGGCGCAGCAGCTCGATGCGCTGCAGCGTATCAATATCTGAGTGCAAATAGCGCACGCGGATGCCGTGCTCCAGCAGATAATCCGTCAGGTCCTCAGCCATGCGCTTGGTCAAGGTGGTGACCAGCACACGCTCGTTTTTCTTCGTGCGCTCGCGGACCTCATCAATGAGATCATCAATCTGGCCCTTGGTCGGCTTGACCGTGACCTGTGGATCCACCAGGCCGGTCGGGCGAATGACCTGCTCCACGTACTCACCACCAGCAGCAGCCACTTCATAATTGCCCGGGGTCGCCGACAGATAGACGGTCTGGCCCACGCGCTGCTCAAACTCATCGAAGGTCAACGGGCGGTTATCCACTGCTGAAGGCAGGCGGAAGCCGAATTCCACCAGGTTGCGCTTGCGCGACATATCGCCTTCGAACATGCCGCCAATCTGCGGCACGGTCACGTGTGACTCGTCGATGATGGTGAGAAAGTCTTCCGGGAAATAATCCATCAACGTCGCCGGCGCGGTACCGGGACCGCGGTCGTCCATGTGGCGCGAATAGTTCTCAATGCCGGAGCAGAATCCGACCTGCTCAATCATCTCTAGATCATATTCGGTGCGCATGCGCAGGCGTTGCGCCTCGAGCAGCTTGCCGCGGTTTTCCAAGTCAGCTAGGCGCTCAGCAAGTTCTTCCTTGATCGCCTGCACGGCTTTTTCCATGCGCTCCGGTCCCGCCACGTAGTGCGTTGCCGGGAAGATTCGCAGCTCGTCGACTTTTTCAATCATGTCGCCGGTCACCGGGTGGATGTAATACAGAGCATCAATATCATCACCGAAGAACTCAATGCGCACGGCGCGTTCCTCATAGGCCGGGATAATATCCACGATGTCACCGTTGACGCGGAAAGTACCACGGGTAAAGCCCACATCATTGCGCTCATACTGGATGTCCACCAACAGGCGTAGCAGCTGGTCGCGCTCTACTTCATCATCAATATGCAGCAGCACCGAGCGGTCCAGATAAGACTGCGGCGTACCCAGACCATAAATACAGGACACGGAGCTGACCACCACGACATCGCGGCGTGACAGCAGCGCGGAGGTCGCCGAGTGGCGCAGACGCTCCACGTCCTCATTAATCGAGGAGTCTTTTTCAATATAGGTATCAGTCTGCGCGATGTACGCTTCCGGCTGGTAGTAGTCGTAATAAGACACGAAATACTCCACCGCGTTATTCGGCAGCAGCTGCTTGAGTTCGTTGGCAAGCTGCGCCGCCAGAGTCTTATTCGGAGCCATCACCAGCGTTGGACGCTGTTGCTTTTCGATGAGCCACGCTGCCGTCGCCGACTTACCCGTACCGGTAGCACCCATCAGCACCACATCACGGTCGCCCTCATTGAGACGGCGGTCTAACTCCGCGATAGCCGTTGGCTGGTCGCCGGCAGGTTGATACTCAGAAACTACCTCGAACGCCCGACCGGTGCGTTCAATTTCGCCGACCGGGCGGTGCTCGGACTGAGAATATATCGGGTGTTCTCCTGCAAAAGCCATAACGGCTATTCTACGCTGCTAGGCAAGCCAGGGCGCATCCGAGATCAGTTGGTCCACCTGTGGTTTGAGGTTGTCAATCGCAGCATTGTTATCAATCACAGAATCCGCTGCTGCCAGGCGCAATCCATCCGGAATTTGCGCCTTGACGCGACGCTGAGCGTCTTCTTCATCCAGCCCGCGGTATTCCACCAAGCGGCGGATGCGCTCTTCAGCCGCAACATCAACAACGATGACCCAATCCATCGCGCGATCCAGACCATTGTCTACCAACAGCGGCATGTCATAGATGACGGCTTCAACATCTTTTTCGCGGTATGCATCGAAAAGCTCTTGCGTGCGCTGTTGAATACGCGGATGGGTGATCGCGTTGAGCTTGTCGGTGGTCTCACGATCCACAAACGCGCGCTGCGCCAGCAGCTGGCGGTTTAACTCTCCCGATGGCTCTAAGATGTCCGCGCCGAAAACATCGGCAAGCTCTTGCAATGCCGGTTGGCCTGCGGCGACGACTTCACGTGCGATGACATCGGCATCGATAAGAGGAAAGCCCTCTTCCACAAAAAGCTGTGCGACCGTGGACTTGCCGCTACCGATACCGCCTGTTAAACCGATGATTTTCAATGCTTTCCCTCAAGTCGTGCAACGTGCAGCGCAAGGTATGAAATCTCATCATCTGTGAGCGGATCATCCATGCGCAGCTCGATGATATTGGCCAGAATCTTCGCGCACTCACTCGCGCGCGGGTACGCCTCCACGATAGCGCGGCCAATCGCCGAATGTTCCGCACTTAGCTGTTTATTTTGCTGCATGCGCACGAAAAGATACCGCAAATGGGTAATAAACCTGGCCACGGTGACTTCTTCGGAATCTAGCTCTTTACCCAAAAATTCACCGATTATGGCGATCAACTGCTGGATAAGACCTGTCATGCGGTAGGTCTGCGACAAGTCCCCTGACGCGAAGCCCGCGTTGACCAAATGCAGCGCCAAAGCGATGGCCTCCTCATCTGGCAACGGCGTTTCCAGCTCAGCGTTGACAAGCGCCAAGACCTGGGTGCTGCGGCGATAGTCCTCCGGGTACAAATGCTCCACCTCAGCGCGCAACGGGTAGCTGATGTGGTGGCCTGCCCGGGTGCGCTTGACTGCGGACTGGATGTGGTCTGCCAACGCCACGACCAGCGTGAGCTCTGCATCCACTCCAACCTTGTCTAGTGCTGCAACCACCTTGTCAATGTAGTCCGGGCTCAGCGCCGCCAGCATGATGGCCAGGTGGTCTGGGTCGCGGCCCAACGAAGGCGTAAACACCTGCGCCACGCGCGCGGGTTCAATGTCATCACCGTGGTGAGCTTTGAACCCCAAGCCGCGCCCGGTCACAATAACCTCGTCGTTCCCGCGACGTGCGAGAACGACGTTGTTATTAAATACTCGAAGGATTTGCATCGATAACTAGGTTAGCGTTTTACGCTGACCACTGCCTCGCCTGCCTTGACTGCACCTTCCGCAGTGCCGGCAACCTCAGCCATTGCCTTGGTGTTGGTCACGGTCATGACCACGGTGGAGTCATAACCTGCTTCCTTGATCTTGTCCAAGTCAACCTCGGCCAAAGCGGTACCGATTTCGACACGGTCGCCCTTGGCAACCTGTGGCTCGAAGCCTTCACCCTTCATGCGAACGGTGTTGATGCCGACGTGGACAAGAACCTCTACCCCATCATCGGTCTTGATACCGAATGCGTGGCCAGTCTTGGTCACCGTCGCGATGGTGCCCGCGACTGGGCTGAGGATGTGGCCGTTGATAGGAACAATGCCCACGCCCTGACCTAAGGTTCCGCCAGCGAAGACCTTGTCATCAATATCTTCAAGCTTGACAGCCATGCCGTCTACCGGGGAAACCAGGTCAGCGGTTGGTGCTACTTCTTCCTTTTCTTCAGCCGGAATGATGCCAGCTGCTGCTGCGCGCTCACGGGAAATTTCCTTTTCTTCTGCCGTGCGGTAGTCGGTGAAGTAAATCAGCGCGAATGCTACTACGAATGCGACGGCCACCGCGATGGTGTAGGTCAACATTGGGGAGAAGACCGGGATGGTGAGCAAGGAAGTAAATACGAATGCGTTGGTGGTGACGCCGCCGGACGCGGTGCCCAGGATGGCGATGGTGAGACCACCTGCGAAACAACCGACCAGCATGCGCGGGTAGATGCGCTTAAAGCGCAGGTGAATACCGTAGAGCGAAGGCTCCGAAATACCACCGAAGAGACCAGCCGCCAGAGCAGAACCGGAAGTCTGACGCATTTCTGGGTCTTTCTCACGCATCGAGATAGCCAGAACAGCTGCAGTGGCACCGAAACAAGCGAAGTTCCATGCGCCCATTGGGCCCTGGATGAAGTCATAGCCCAAGGCCTCAATGTTGACCAGCATCAAAGCGTTCAGTGGCCAGTGCAGACCCAGTGGAACCAAGAATGGGTAGAGCATTGGAATCAGGATTGCGAAGACGAATGGTGCGTTGCCGTTCATCCATGCCAGACCTTCACCGATGATGCCGCCGAGCCACACTCCGAATGGGCCGATGAGAACTGCGGTGACTGGGATGGCCACAACCAGGGTGAGGAACGGTACGAAGACCATGTGCACTGCCGAAGGAATGATCTTCTGGAAGCCCTTGTATACGGCCGCTGCGACCAGTGCCATCATCAATGGAACGAAGACGTTTCCGCCATAATCAGGCAGGATAACGTTGATACCCAGCAAAGTAATGGAACAGGATTCCGTGCCCAGTGTTTCATCAACAACACACTGCGCGATCGGGTTTTCCTTCAAGTTCAGGAACTCTGGAGTAAACAGCGCCAGCATGACTGCCGCCGGAACCCACGGGTCAATGCGGAGTTTATTACCCGCGTTGTACGCCACCATCACTGGCAGGAAGTAGAACACCGAGCGCCACATGGCGTCGATGAAGAACCAGATTGCTGCCTTATCTTCCGAACGGGTATCCACCACGCCGAAAGCTTCCATCACCGCGGTAAACGCAATGATCAAGGAAGCGCCAAGCAGCACGCCCAGAATTGGGCGGAAGGAGTCAGATAGATACTCAAACGCGGTGTCCAGCCACGGCATCTTGCCCTTGGACTTCGCACGGTTAGCGGCCTTGATGTCAGCGTCGGTCTTTTTGACACCAGGCAGCTGAATCATTTCGTTGTACACGCTGGCAACATCGCCACCGATAACAACCTGATAGTTGCGGCCGCCCTGTGGGACAGCGCCCATGACCTTCGGGATCGCATCCAGCGTATCCTTATCGGCCTTTGAAACATCCGCCAGCTCAAAGCGCAGACGCGTCGCGCAGTGAGTAAAGGATGTGATGTTCTCCGCACCACCGATGCCTGCGAGGATTTCCTCCGCAGCGGTGCGCATCTCAGTCTTTGACATGAGATGTACCTTCTTTCCGTCTCGGTAAAACACGAAAAGACCTGAGCAGCAATTCACAATAGAAAAGCCACTCAGGTCTTGCCTCCATTACGAGTAACAACCCTGTGGGTGTTGTAGGTTACATCCTAAGCAGAATGTGCCAATAAAATCAACTACTATTCAACGTTTAACTGATTCTTAGGCTTTCTCCAGCTTCCCGCAGCAACCAGAAGCAAGCCCACAGCAATCCAACACAGAAGCACAGTAACGGGCATAGCCACGGCGTTTTCAACGCAATAGCGCACAAGAAAGCACAATTCTCCGTGACGTCATCGGCAGATGGGCCTCTAACCCCGAAAGTGGTCAATCCGAGCAAAACTATAAAAGAACGCGCCCACCGCAATGAAGCGGGGGGCGCGTTGCTTAGTTAGCGGTGAGAATTAGTTCTCGCCACCAGCAAGCTTCTCGCGCAGAGCAGCGAGCTGCTCATCAGATGCGAGGGAACCTGCGGACTCAGCCGGTGCCTCAGATGCCGGAGCTGCATCGTTGGACTCGGAAGAGTAGTTGGAGGAAGCTGCCTCGGTCTCAGCTGCTTCTGCAGCAGCCGCACGGTGGCGCTCGATCTGAGCGGTGTGCAGCTGGAAGCGACGCTCGGACTCAGCGTAGCGTGCCTCCCAAGCCTGACGCTGCTCGTCGAAGCCTTCCTTCCACTCGTTGGTATCTGCGTCGAAGCCCTCTGGGAAGACGTAGTTACCCTGCTCGTCGTAAGAGTCAGCCATGCCGTACTTGGATGGATCGAACTCTTCGGTGTAATCCTCGTCTGCCTGCTTAACAGACAGGGAGATACGACGACGCTCGAGGTCGATGTCAATAACCTTGACCATTACCTCTTCGCCGACACCAACAACCTGGTCTGGAACCTCAACGTGGCGCTGTGCCAACTCGGAGATGTGAACCAGGCCCTCGATGCCTTCTTCGACGCGAACGAACGCACCGAATGGAACCAGCTTGGTGACCTTGCCTGGCACGATCTGGCCCACAGCGTGGGTACGTGCGAATACGCGCCATGGATCTTCCTGAGTTGCCTTCAGGGAGAGGGATACGCGCTCGCGGTCCAGATCGACGTCCAGAACCTCAACGGTTACTTCGTCGCCAACGGTCACAACCTCAGATGGGTGGTCGATGTGCTTCCAGGACAGCTCGGAAACGTGCACCAGGCCGTCTACGCCGCCCAAGTCGACGAATGCGCCGAAGTTGACGATGGAAGAGACAACGCCCTTGCGGACCTGGCCCTTCTGCAGCTGGTGCAGGAACTCAGAGCGAACCTCAGACTGGGTCTGCTCAAGGAATGCACGGCGGGACAGAACAACGTTGTTACGCTGCTTGTCGAGCTCGATGATCTTTGCTTCCAGCTCCTGGCCAATGTATGGCTCCAGGTCGCGGACGCGACGCATTTCAACGAGGGATGCTGGCAAGAAGCCGCGCAGGCCGATATCCAGGATGAGGCCGCCCTTGACAACCTCGATAACGGTACCGGTAACTGGCTCTTCCTTCGCCTGCAGCTCTTCGATGGCGCCCCAAGCACGCTCGTACTGAGCACGCTTCTTGGAGAGGATCAGACGACCTTCTTTGTCTTCCTTGGTCAGAACCAAAGCGTCGACCTGATCGCCGACCTCGACAACCTCATCTGGGTCGACGTCGTGCTTGATGGACAGCTCGCGGGACGGAATGACACCTTCGGTCTTGTATCCGATGTCGAGCAATACCTCGTCGTGGTCAACCTTAACCACGGTACCTTCGACGATGTCACCATCGTTGAAGTACTTGATGGTTGCGTCGACTGCTGCGAGGAAGTCCTCAGCGGTACCGATATCGTTAATCGCTACCTGAGGGGTGTTAGAAGTGGGCATATTAAAGTGTGCTCCGAATTGTTAGGAGATAGAAAATGGACAGAAACGCATCTCTTGTACTCGTTGTATCAATCTCACCGCGCCAACGAAGTCAACCCTCCTATACTGATTGAAACCGCTCGCAGGCATAGACACGCCTCATTAATACTACATCCTTGCTGCAAGCAGTGCAATCCTTGACACGAGCCATGTAACGTATTTTTCATGCGCTACCGCTTGTCTGTTCTTGTTCGCCGCGCCATCGGCTTTTGGATCGACGGTTTTGCCGTCGGTGCAGTCATCCTCATCATCCAGTGGCTCATCAACTTAACTGCCGATGCTCCCCTGGTCGGCCACGCCGCGACCTTGTACCAGATTTACGCATTTTCGCTGTGCTTCTTCATCTACCGCACCGTGGTGGAGGGCCGATGGAATACCTCCTTGGGCAAATGGTCTTTGAATCTGGACATCATCTCCATTACCCCGGGTTATAAAACCGCCGCGATTCGCAACAGTTGGGTGCTGCTGACCATCCTCGCCGCCTTTGGTATTCATTATGTTGAGCCCACCATCGTGGTGATACTCGGCCTATCCATCTTCGGTTTCGCCCAACATCCCTTTGATTACTTCGCTAAGACCATGGTGCAGAAGAAATTACACAGCCTATCTGTCCAGGTAGACGAAGTTTCAGAAAAATAGCAAAAAAGTTATCCACAGATTTTATCGTCACTTTGCAGTTGCCCTTGTTGGTTCCGCACGCTGTTCCTAGTCTATGAAACATGACATCGACCAACGTTTACACCGCATACCAGGCAGCCCGCAACAGCGGCTGGGACCTGGTGGCGGGCTTTAAAGATCGCGTTGGCACCACGCACCCAGAAGTTGTTGCGCGCGAGGACAACCTCAGCCAGGCCGAAGTAAACCTTTTGCTGCGAGTGCACAAGCGCATTAAGCCGCGTCAGAAAGTTGCATCCGAGCTCGGCCTGTCCTTCGACCACCTGAAAATTGTTTCAGTCGCCGTAGGCAAAGTTAATCAGAGTCTCAATAACCCGGGCCAGGTTTTGGAAGTAATGCTGCGCGCCTGTGCGAATAACACGGTCGCGGATGCCGCCGTGCACCTGAAAACCATCCTGAGCAAGTGCAACCGCCCAGACAAGCCTTCCCGCGTCAATCGCGTGAATTTCGCGAAAGAAGCCAACGAGAACGGGATGATTCATATCCAAGGCGTTCTACGCGAGCACGATGCCCGCGAAATCCAGGCACTGGCGCAGGGCTACATTGCGAGCAGCAAGAAGAAATATCCGCACCTGCAGTATGACCAGCTGTTCGCGAACTGGATGATGAAAACCCTCAAGTCCGGTGGCAGCGAGGGCGAGCAGAAGTATCAGCCGATGATCATCATTACCGGTGACCCAAATGTGGACTATGCCCGTGGGCACGTCAACACGCTATCCGGAGGTTCCATCCCGATTGAAGAAGCCGTGAACCTCGCACTCGCGGATACCGGCTATGTGGCGCACACCAGCGTCAAAGATGGCCGTGCGCAGCTCAACTTCATTCACCCGATTATTCGCACTCGTTTCTCCGCTGGCGAGCACCGCCTGGGAGTCATGCTCGAGACCTTGACTTGCACGCGCTGCGGGCGCCCCGCGATCACGTGCCAAGCGCACCACATCGACGCTTATGCCTATGTGCGCAAGAAAGAGCACAGCTGGGATGACCTCGCCAACGCATGTGCCCCGCATAATGCGGCTAACGATGACAATCCCAATGCACCGCCGAAAAATGGCCGCATCATCCGGGATGAAAACGGATGGCCGGGCTATCAACCTCGCCCTGGCGATCCGATTTTCTATAATCCGCGGCCGATATTTTATGAAGGCTGGCGCGGCACTGCCCACGACATGGCTAATAACCAGAAGGGCTAGTGCGCGGCAGCATCCCAGTTGTCGCCGGTTCCGGCAGAGACCTCGAGTGGGACGCGCAAGCTAATCGATGCATCCATCTCCCTCTCCACAATCTCCTGCACCTGGTCGAGCTCACCAGGAGCAATTTCGACGACCAATTCGTCATGCACCTGCAACAGCACGCGGGACTTGAATCCCTTGAGGGCTTTGTCGACGCGAATCATCGCGACTTTGATGATGTCCGCGGCGGTGCCCTGGATTGGGGCGTTGAGTGCTGCGCGCTCGGCGTTCTCACGTGCCAGCCGATTGTCAGAAATCAGTTCCGGCAGGTAGCGGCGACGTCCAAAGACCGTTGCGGTGTAGCCATCCTTGCGGGCTTGCTCAACCACGTCCGCCAGGTACTTCTTCACGCCGCCGAAGCGGTCGAAGTAGGCATCCATGGTTTTCTTCGCCTCGCCGGCAGGAATGGACAGCTGCTGAGACAGACCAAACGCCGATAGACCGTAGACCAGACCGTAGGACATGGCCTTGACGCGGCGGCGTAGTTCGGACGTCACTTGATCGACTGGCACGTCGAAGACGCGGGAGCCGACGTAGTTGTGCAGGTCCTCGCCTTCCTTGTACGCCTCAATCAAACCTGGGTCTTGGGACAGGTGCGCCATCACGCGCATCTCAATCTGCGAATAGTCCGCCGTCAGCAAGGTTTCATAGCCTTCGCCGACGATAAACGCCGAACGAATCGTGCGGCCAGATTCCGTGCGCACTGGGATATTCTGCAGATTCGGATCCGTCGAGGATAGACGTCCCGTGGAGGCCACAGTCTGGTTGAAGGTCGTGTGGATGCGGCCATCAGGCTGCACGGTCTTAATCAAGCCTTCGAGCGTGGTCTTGAGCTTCTGGTACTCACGATGCGCCAGCAGATGATCCAAGAAAGGGTGCGGGTGATTGATAGCCAGCTGCTCAATTTCTTTCGCCGCCGTGGAGTAACCAGTCTTGGTCTTCTTCGTCTTCGGCAAATCAAGGGTCTCAAACAGGACTGTTTGCAGCTGCTTCGGGGAGTTTAGGTTCAGCTTCTCATCTCCAGCCAGTTCACGCGCAGCTTTTTCTTGCGCTGCGACCTGGTCCGCGAAGACCTCCTGCTGAGTTTCCAAGATGTCCACGTCAACCGCAATGCCCACGGCTTCCATCTTGGCCAAGATGGACACCAGTGGGATTTCAAGTTCCACATAGAGCTGGTAGGAATCAATCTCCTGCAGCGCCTTGGTTAACTCCACGGTGAGTTCTATAATCGCTGCTGCGGAGTCGATTCCGCCGGTGTCATCAAGCAAAGACAACTGCTCGCTGGAGGAATCCAGCGTCTTACGCAGGTGGCGCTGATAGACATCGGTGAGCTCATAGGTTCGCTGTCCAGGACGCTGCAGGTAGGCCGCAAGCGCGGTATCGTGCGCGATGCCACCCAAGCTGATGCCACGACCCTGAAGCATGTGGTACGCCGC
This region of Corynebacterium casei LMG S-19264 genomic DNA includes:
- a CDS encoding glucose PTS transporter subunit IIA, which encodes MSKTEMRTAAEEILAGIGGAENITSFTHCATRLRFELADVSKADKDTLDAIPKVMGAVPQGGRNYQVVIGGDVASVYNEMIQLPGVKKTDADIKAANRAKSKGKMPWLDTAFEYLSDSFRPILGVLLGASLIIAFTAVMEAFGVVDTRSEDKAAIWFFIDAMWRSVFYFLPVMVAYNAGNKLRIDPWVPAAVMLALFTPEFLNLKENPIAQCVVDETLGTESCSITLLGINVILPDYGGNVFVPLMMALVAAAVYKGFQKIIPSAVHMVFVPFLTLVVAIPVTAVLIGPFGVWLGGIIGEGLAWMNGNAPFVFAILIPMLYPFLVPLGLHWPLNALMLVNIEALGYDFIQGPMGAWNFACFGATAAVLAISMREKDPEMRQTSGSALAAGLFGGISEPSLYGIHLRFKRIYPRMLVGCFAGGLTIAILGTASGGVTTNAFVFTSLLTIPVFSPMLTYTIAVAVAFVVAFALIYFTDYRTAEEKEISRERAAAAGIIPAEEKEEVAPTADLVSPVDGMAVKLEDIDDKVFAGGTLGQGVGIVPINGHILSPVAGTIATVTKTGHAFGIKTDDGVEVLVHVGINTVRMKGEGFEPQVAKGDRVEIGTALAEVDLDKIKEAGYDSTVVMTVTNTKAMAEVAGTAEGAVKAGEAVVSVKR
- the rpsA gene encoding 30S ribosomal protein S1, coding for MPTSNTPQVAINDIGTAEDFLAAVDATIKYFNDGDIVEGTVVKVDHDEVLLDIGYKTEGVIPSRELSIKHDVDPDEVVEVGDQVDALVLTKEDKEGRLILSKKRAQYERAWGAIEELQAKEEPVTGTVIEVVKGGLILDIGLRGFLPASLVEMRRVRDLEPYIGQELEAKIIELDKQRNNVVLSRRAFLEQTQSEVRSEFLHQLQKGQVRKGVVSSIVNFGAFVDLGGVDGLVHVSELSWKHIDHPSEVVTVGDEVTVEVLDVDLDRERVSLSLKATQEDPWRVFARTHAVGQIVPGKVTKLVPFGAFVRVEEGIEGLVHISELAQRHVEVPDQVVGVGEEVMVKVIDIDLERRRISLSVKQADEDYTEEFDPSKYGMADSYDEQGNYVFPEGFDADTNEWKEGFDEQRQAWEARYAESERRFQLHTAQIERHRAAAAEAAETEAASSNYSSESNDAAPASEAPAESAGSLASDEQLAALREKLAGGEN
- a CDS encoding PRD domain-containing protein, with translation MQILRVFNNNVVLARRGNDEVIVTGRGLGFKAHHGDDIEPARVAQVFTPSLGRDPDHLAIMLAALSPDYIDKVVAALDKVGVDAELTLVVALADHIQSAVKRTRAGHHISYPLRAEVEHLYPEDYRRSTQVLALVNAELETPLPDEEAIALALHLVNAGFASGDLSQTYRMTGLIQQLIAIIGEFLGKELDSEEVTVARFITHLRYLFVRMQQNKQLSAEHSAIGRAIVEAYPRASECAKILANIIELRMDDPLTDDEISYLALHVARLEGKH
- a CDS encoding App1 family protein, encoding MAFSDIVRKTEQTINKTAVKFASKRGWVPAISGYTGYGSKNSIRIFGRVLAVDPESPSAKQPGAHPDDRPEQRGWRQFLTVQLTDFPFTVTIGDKEVHAQTDANGYIDISMDNPGLEPGWHTAKISIQGAQDATADVMVADSDRPVGIISDIDDTILVTWLPRAMVAAWNSWVKRTNTRMPVDGMAAFFRRIQEAHPEAPVFYLSTGAWNTYRTLNRFVRQHGFPRGPMLLTDWGPTDTGLFRSGMEHKKVQLRNLIIDYPNMTWILVGDDGQHDPLIFSEVVKEHPTQIKMVAVRTLTPREHVLSHGTVAPLAEVAKSARAAVPFIHGESGHELIEEFDKHPNN
- a CDS encoding RDD family protein, translated to MRYRLSVLVRRAIGFWIDGFAVGAVILIIQWLINLTADAPLVGHAATLYQIYAFSLCFFIYRTVVEGRWNTSLGKWSLNLDIISITPGYKTAAIRNSWVLLTILAAFGIHYVEPTIVVILGLSIFGFAQHPFDYFAKTMVQKKLHSLSVQVDEVSEK
- a CDS encoding universal stress protein encodes the protein MSEYDTIVVGTDGSKSSLLAVERAALIAAAFDATLIIGCAYYENKEEASKTLRQESVTILGDDIAAENLAAGKAHAEKLGVTKVETAVRAGTPVQALMAIVNDNNADLLVVGNRGINSLTGRLLGSVPADVARQSDCDVMIVHTVN
- the uvrB gene encoding excinuclease ABC subunit UvrB; its protein translation is MAFAGEHPIYSQSEHRPVGEIERTGRAFEVVSEYQPAGDQPTAIAELDRRLNEGDRDVVLMGATGTGKSATAAWLIEKQQRPTLVMAPNKTLAAQLANELKQLLPNNAVEYFVSYYDYYQPEAYIAQTDTYIEKDSSINEDVERLRHSATSALLSRRDVVVVSSVSCIYGLGTPQSYLDRSVLLHIDDEVERDQLLRLLVDIQYERNDVGFTRGTFRVNGDIVDIIPAYEERAVRIEFFGDDIDALYYIHPVTGDMIEKVDELRIFPATHYVAGPERMEKAVQAIKEELAERLADLENRGKLLEAQRLRMRTEYDLEMIEQVGFCSGIENYSRHMDDRGPGTAPATLMDYFPEDFLTIIDESHVTVPQIGGMFEGDMSRKRNLVEFGFRLPSAVDNRPLTFDEFEQRVGQTVYLSATPGNYEVAAAGGEYVEQVIRPTGLVDPQVTVKPTKGQIDDLIDEVRERTKKNERVLVTTLTKRMAEDLTDYLLEHGIRVRYLHSDIDTLQRIELLRQLRLGEYDVLVGINLLREGLDLPEVSLVAILDADKEGFLRSTTSLIQTIGRAARNVSGEVIMYADKVTESMERAIDETERRREKQIAYNKEMGIDPQPLRKKIADILDQVYENEGDGESDPASIVDKPDVSMMAADEVQKLIDDLSKQMAAAARELKFELAGRLRDEIADLKKERRGLKDAGI
- the coaE gene encoding dephospho-CoA kinase, whose translation is MKIIGLTGGIGSGKSTVAQLFVEEGFPLIDADVIAREVVAAGQPALQELADVFGADILEPSGELNRQLLAQRAFVDRETTDKLNAITHPRIQQRTQELFDAYREKDVEAVIYDMPLLVDNGLDRAMDWVIVVDVAAEERIRRLVEYRGLDEEDAQRRVKAQIPDGLRLAAADSVIDNNAAIDNLKPQVDQLISDAPWLA
- a CDS encoding universal stress protein, with translation MLTYDTIAVGTDGSPTSLRAVRAAASMARAYEAKLIIISAFYNQPGAMLGAPDSESVPVIDRADAQSYLDDAAAIAQKEGAKAIEVIGKSGDPVKAMLEVEKDYSVDMFVVGNRGMNSVRGRVFGSVATELTRKAQADVVVVNTTSERN